Proteins encoded within one genomic window of Bacillus sp. 1NLA3E:
- a CDS encoding plasmid maintenance system killer protein, whose protein sequence is MNIIYTSNKLERILTNQRLIKKEYTAFYKNVINRMSELTAANNLEEISHDPPPCRHKLTGEYEDCWGIAVSKNYRIVLRPVGEWDEQDHKTISDIEILTIEDYH, encoded by the coding sequence ATGAACATTATTTACACCTCTAATAAGTTAGAGAGAATATTGACAAATCAACGTTTAATTAAAAAAGAATATACTGCTTTTTATAAAAATGTTATTAACAGGATGTCTGAATTAACAGCTGCGAATAATTTAGAGGAAATCTCTCACGATCCCCCTCCTTGTCGGCATAAACTAACTGGGGAGTATGAAGACTGTTGGGGAATTGCTGTTTCTAAGAACTACCGTATTGTTTTAAGACCGGTTGGAGAATGGGATGAACAAGATCACAAAACAATTAGTGACATAGAAATCTTGACAATAGAGGATTATCACTAG
- a CDS encoding beta family protein, which yields MYVPIMKNRKEELIVIKNMNGYFNDSMIPLIELIKDEHEKKYEIDENTGKFIYEQKAGKTRRNRIGIPPTEADIITLKAINERLNGKKAFIEFFRFSEGEYDKKKTYKNIELAFRLSRDFAYYRQRMLEIGNYANLIPVISIKSGFKIGPHILIKFINDLKLNNQSIVIRITDYYLEEYAELLETHLRSSDYIMLDIRDKNADSKFLELEEFQELETDAKKILLNSPRSQTHKNGDFENLVFTGKINNQVANIYKEYNLDGFGDFGGLKDALPEEGGSNGKGSALGLIYLKEKNAFFSVVNHDTDKGVRGYEYVRSEILQRLNLLDRENHCLAIKRIKDMGLTFGSWGTWNNLTLTRYIQQQSQE from the coding sequence ATGTATGTACCTATTATGAAAAATCGTAAAGAAGAATTAATAGTTATTAAAAATATGAATGGTTATTTTAATGATTCAATGATTCCTCTAATTGAACTTATTAAGGATGAGCATGAAAAAAAATATGAAATTGATGAGAACACTGGAAAGTTTATATATGAGCAAAAAGCTGGCAAAACAAGAAGAAATAGAATTGGAATACCACCCACTGAAGCAGACATAATTACCCTAAAAGCAATTAACGAACGTCTTAACGGTAAGAAAGCATTTATTGAATTCTTTCGATTTAGTGAAGGTGAATATGATAAAAAAAAGACATATAAAAATATTGAATTAGCATTTAGATTAAGCAGGGACTTTGCTTACTACAGACAAAGAATGCTCGAGATTGGAAATTACGCTAATCTTATACCTGTAATTTCCATAAAAAGTGGATTTAAAATTGGTCCTCATATTTTAATTAAATTTATAAACGACCTTAAACTAAATAATCAGTCTATCGTAATTAGGATTACGGACTATTATCTAGAAGAATATGCAGAATTATTAGAGACTCATCTAAGAAGCTCTGATTACATCATGTTAGATATAAGGGATAAGAATGCTGATTCAAAATTTTTAGAATTAGAGGAGTTCCAGGAATTAGAAACCGATGCAAAAAAAATTCTACTTAATTCTCCTAGATCCCAAACTCATAAAAATGGGGATTTCGAAAATTTAGTATTCACAGGTAAAATTAATAATCAAGTCGCAAATATATATAAAGAGTATAATTTAGATGGCTTTGGGGACTTTGGCGGATTAAAAGACGCTCTACCCGAAGAAGGTGGTAGTAATGGGAAGGGATCGGCATTAGGACTTATTTATTTAAAAGAAAAAAATGCTTTTTTCTCAGTAGTAAACCATGATACTGATAAAGGAGTAAGAGGTTATGAGTATGTTAGAAGTGAAATTTTACAAAGATTAAATCTCCTAGATAGAGAAAATCATTGTCTGGCTATAAAAAGAATAAAAGACATGGGATTAACGTTCGGTAGCTGGGGAACTTGGAATAACCTAACATTAACACGATATATACAACAACAATCACAAGAATAG
- a CDS encoding ImmA/IrrE family metallo-endopeptidase, with protein MDYQTTLLEDWIEDFYFKLEIYHPHQLDLLDISFRMGLSLIFKDISSRFYHKEVIIDERLSSQEQWQEFGHELCHALRHNGNQLIMSESFIELQEHQANNFMYHFCIPTFMLMNIEFPRTKGQTINLIADTFNVTIDFAKKRLEMFENRVTGELFHREYIKMLEDIPVVHEEPGIIYLDDDIDEYTKFERFINQLDWPDDEKQEVLQGYKEKHEIL; from the coding sequence ATGGACTACCAAACCACTTTACTTGAGGATTGGATCGAAGATTTTTATTTTAAATTAGAAATTTATCACCCACACCAACTTGATTTATTGGATATTTCGTTTCGAATGGGATTGAGCTTGATATTTAAAGATATCTCCAGTCGATTTTATCATAAAGAAGTCATCATTGATGAGAGATTAAGCTCTCAAGAACAATGGCAAGAGTTTGGACATGAGCTATGTCATGCTTTGCGACATAATGGAAATCAGTTAATTATGTCAGAAAGCTTTATTGAGCTCCAAGAGCATCAAGCAAATAATTTTATGTATCACTTTTGCATTCCTACTTTTATGTTGATGAATATTGAATTTCCTAGAACGAAAGGACAAACAATTAATCTTATCGCTGATACGTTTAACGTAACCATAGATTTTGCAAAGAAACGACTAGAAATGTTCGAGAACCGGGTAACAGGTGAATTATTCCACCGAGAGTATATAAAAATGCTAGAAGATATACCAGTGGTTCATGAAGAACCAGGTATTATCTATCTTGATGACGATATCGATGAATATACTAAATTTGAGAGGTTTATTAATCAATTAGACTGGCCAGATGATGAAAAACAAGAGGTCCTTCAAGGATACAAAGAAAAACACGAGATCCTATAA
- a CDS encoding HigA family addiction module antitoxin translates to MGENFIVHTGAIIKEYLDELGMSQKDCSKRLGISEKHLSNLLNGKTKLTEDIAIKFEKIFHNVPASYWLNYESKYREYLKREEINQKEFKEKELIELDKRFKFSTVFAGLDWDLKKQANEMLKLLGISNYSLFDDVYSNLSVDFMEDGGEKESIAIWLNLAREEVEIQNRDLSNKKYDRTNLINSLEKFKRIALNNDYQSSLQSARKLLNRLGIYLVFCDAVVNSKVRGALTTYKKNPAIYLSGRFKTHDHVWFALMHEIGHLIMHYEPNIPIITFESELELDNKISTKEDEANEFARDFFIDKKDYKKFTELGIFNQKSIEEFSLSQNILPGIVVARLQHDGYIGFEAFYYLKNK, encoded by the coding sequence ATGGGTGAGAACTTTATCGTGCACACTGGGGCAATTATTAAAGAATATCTAGATGAACTTGGAATGAGCCAAAAAGATTGTTCAAAGAGGTTAGGAATTAGTGAAAAACATCTTTCTAATCTCTTGAACGGAAAGACTAAATTAACTGAGGATATCGCTATTAAATTTGAAAAAATATTTCATAATGTCCCCGCATCTTATTGGTTAAATTATGAAAGCAAATACAGAGAATACCTAAAAAGGGAAGAAATAAATCAAAAAGAATTTAAAGAAAAAGAATTGATAGAACTGGATAAAAGATTTAAATTTTCTACTGTTTTCGCAGGTTTAGATTGGGATTTGAAAAAACAAGCAAATGAAATGCTAAAGCTCCTAGGTATAAGTAATTATAGTTTATTCGATGACGTTTATTCTAATCTGAGTGTTGATTTTATGGAAGATGGTGGCGAAAAGGAATCAATTGCAATCTGGTTGAATTTAGCAAGAGAAGAAGTTGAAATTCAAAACCGCGATTTGTCAAATAAAAAATATGATAGAACAAACTTAATTAATTCATTGGAAAAATTTAAAAGAATTGCTTTAAACAACGATTATCAAAGCTCTTTGCAGAGCGCAAGAAAGTTGTTAAATCGCTTAGGTATATATTTAGTTTTTTGTGATGCAGTAGTTAACAGTAAAGTTAGAGGTGCTCTTACAACCTATAAGAAAAATCCAGCTATTTATTTAAGTGGAAGATTTAAAACACATGATCATGTTTGGTTTGCTCTTATGCATGAGATCGGACACCTAATAATGCATTATGAACCAAATATACCAATCATAACATTTGAGTCTGAATTAGAATTGGATAATAAGATTTCTACAAAAGAAGATGAAGCTAATGAATTTGCAAGAGATTTTTTTATAGACAAGAAAGACTATAAAAAATTTACTGAGTTAGGAATATTTAATCAGAAAAGTATCGAAGAATTTTCATTATCGCAAAACATACTCCCCGGTATTGTAGTAGCAAGGCTACAACATGATGGGTATATTGGCTTTGAAGCATTTTATTATCTAAAAAATAAATAG
- a CDS encoding sce7726 family protein — protein MQKNDYFEFAKLLSNQYFTFLSNETIKREVLKTFNGQLPYDQNNSDLTPREFLNQFILHYYPNETSVKSTFINNVLFKTSNHVSIFELNVGKSRLDLCKINGCSTAYEIKTDLDTPIRLKQQMIDYFQVFEKVYLICSVQNHDSMVPYIPEECGIYTYYKTNTGKYVFKKKRNAVSSTSISPQAQLSVLTKKDLNTFFQCPNLETKDAMIDVITSSKTNKEINKIFKFILKTKYYDKWNFLVENSDEILEIDYQWFFKNLLSPEIVYL, from the coding sequence ATGCAAAAGAATGATTATTTTGAATTTGCGAAATTATTATCAAATCAATATTTTACTTTTTTGAGTAATGAAACAATTAAACGTGAGGTTTTAAAAACATTCAATGGTCAATTGCCTTACGACCAGAATAATAGTGATTTAACACCAAGGGAGTTCTTAAATCAATTTATCTTACACTATTACCCTAATGAAACCTCTGTTAAATCTACATTCATAAATAATGTGCTTTTTAAAACAAGCAATCATGTTTCAATATTTGAATTGAATGTAGGCAAAAGTAGACTGGATTTATGTAAAATAAATGGTTGCAGTACTGCTTATGAGATAAAAACGGATTTAGATACCCCAATTCGCTTAAAACAACAAATGATAGATTATTTTCAGGTCTTTGAAAAAGTCTATTTAATTTGTTCAGTACAGAATCACGATTCAATGGTACCGTATATTCCAGAGGAATGTGGTATTTACACCTATTACAAAACCAATACTGGTAAATATGTTTTTAAAAAGAAACGTAACGCTGTATCTTCAACTAGCATATCTCCTCAAGCACAATTGTCTGTCTTAACAAAAAAAGATTTGAACACATTCTTTCAGTGTCCAAATCTTGAAACTAAAGATGCTATGATTGATGTAATAACTAGTTCAAAAACAAATAAAGAAATTAACAAAATTTTTAAATTCATATTAAAAACCAAGTATTATGACAAATGGAACTTTCTTGTAGAAAATAGTGATGAAATTTTAGAAATCGATTACCAATGGTTTTTTAAAAATTTATTATCACCTGAAATAGTGTACCTATAG